A window of the Dictyostelium discoideum AX4 chromosome 4 chromosome, whole genome shotgun sequence genome harbors these coding sequences:
- a CDS encoding WASP-related protein, translating to MTNQSNCQNCDCKTFDPNPFKPLYCSICLHNHKVKNANVSVNATSTSTSAAPPKSSSTNNKGATISGSPSTSSSSLNQQQKSKPLPPKTPSKSPSSPNLTSSSPSSSSSGGGGGSGGSTAVKKRPDAQNFSKQSSSSSSSSSSSSSSSPSATSPKTSSGSSSSSKSSGSSFMSKIGSFKDAVTDKVNTLKESTFSSSSSSSSEPEVKGYEISGPTDYKHNTHIGITENGGISTRNIPEEWKQTFQKVDQALKQNGKRGITKKEATFILNAVLSGQTPSPNVSLRTTPVATSANAPALPPKPNANNKPLPSAPKTIPSASPSISSTTTTTTSTSSYNSSVKSTPSSSVSSSVSSYSSSYNNNNNNNNNNNNNNYNKNTTSSSYNNGEIEKLRDKIKQLENKLANEEKEHNLLLTKYKTLESKYTGGETNQNQAVNEAKTAKTKLEQLEREHSSLLNKIKVLETNNQLVQNENKNQENELSNLKKSILDSKKNMDADKGPLIEKISTLESKLKDSEFEKRSIQSKDQELEKKLKELTNQSKESEQQSFEYQVKIKELSSQLDSLKEALSNNKDLSSKIQEISNQFQQKEKELKESYEKQYNQRLNNQKLEIDQLSSTLSKEQQKSNKFEMELTSKQRDFESTQKQRDEFKLQFSKSQSQSDQLQSTIDQLENQLKQIKLSQAQSQNILDSNNKQQSDQLKSLSDSNNKLIKKNEELESIIDKSRKDSIDIKGNYEQKIVELESKIKISQNESNNQHDQKLFDLQNKFKSEKDDLLLKIKQLQDQLSTTTTTTTKHQSHSSSSSAVPAATTTSTSTPSSPPPPPPVAPPPPPSSFKQPSSDTSRNNLLESIRQPKELKKVTEADMTHNNQQEDDGSMVNILVRALIDRRQNMNEDDYDDEDEEVAWDD from the coding sequence ATGACAAATCAATCGAATTGCCAAAATTGTGATTGTAAAACATTTGACCCCAACCCTTTTAAACCATTATACTGTTCAATATGTCTCCATAATCATAAAGTGAAGAATGCAAATGTTTCAGTGAATGcgacatcaacatcaacatcggCAGCACCACCAAAATCAAGCTCCACTAATAATAAAGGCGCAACAATTAGTGGTtcaccatcaacatcatcatcctctttaaatcaacaacaaaagagtaaaccattaccaccaaaaACTCCTTCAAAATCACCATCAAGTCCAAATTTAACTTCTTCTTctccttcttcttcttcaagtGGTGGGGGTGGTGGCAGTGGTGGTAGTACAGCAGTAAAAAAGAGACCAGATGCTCAAAACTTTTCAAAACAATCCTcttcatcctcatcatcatcatcatcatcatcatcatcaagtCCTTCAGCAACATCACCAAAAACTTCATCaggttcatcatcatcatccaaATCATCAGGATCATCATTTATGAGTAAAATTGGATCATTTAAAGATGCAGTAACAGATAAAGTAAATACATTAAAAGAGAGTACTTTTTCATCTTCGTCGTCATCATCTAGTGAACCAGAGGTTAAAGGATATGAAATTTCAGGGCCAACCGATTATAAACATAATACTCATATTGGTATTACAGAGAATGGTGGTATTTCAACTAGAAATATTCCAGAAGAATGGAAACAAACTTTCCAAAAAGTTGATCAAgcattaaaacaaaatggtAAAAGAGGTATTACAAAGAAAGAAGCAACATTCATTTTAAACGCTGTATTAAGTGGTCAAACACCAAGTCCAAATGTTTCATTAAGAACTACACCAGTTGCAACCTCTGCAAATGCACCTGCTTTACCACCAAAACCAAATGctaataataaaccattaCCATCTGCTCCAAAAACTATACCATCGGCATCACCATCAATTTCttcaactactactaccactacttcAACCTCATCCTATAATAGTAGTGTAAAATctacaccatcatcatctgtATCATCATCTGTATCATCATATTCATCttcttataataataataataataataataataataataataataataattataataagaatacaacttcatcatcatataataatggtgaaattgaaaaattaagagataaaattaaacaattagaaaataaattagcaaatgaagaaaaagaacataatttattattaactaaaTATAAAACATTAGAATCGAAATATACTGGTGGAGAAACCAATCAAAATCAAGCAGTTAATGAAGCAAAAACTGCTAAAACCAAATTGGAACAATTAGAACGTGAACATAGTTCATTATTGAATAAGATAAAGGTATTGGAGACTAATAATCAATTGGTTCAAAATGAGAATAAGAATCAAGAGaatgaattatcaaatttaaagaaatccaTATTAGATTCTAAAAAGAATATGGATGCCGATAAGGGACCATTGATTGAAAAGATTTCAACATTGGAGTCGAAATTAAAGGATTCCGAATTTGAAAAGAGATCAATTCAATCAAAGGACCAAGAACTTGAGAAAAAGCTAAAGGAACTAACTAACCAATCCAAAGAATCTGAACAACAATCATTTGAATACCAAGTGAAgattaaagaattatcaaGTCAATTGGACTCCCTAAAAGAGGCATtgtcaaataataaagatttgtCATCAAAGATTCAAGAGATTTCAAATCAATtccaacaaaaagaaaaggagTTGAAAGAAAGCTATGAGAAACAGTACAACCAAAGATTGAATAACCAAAAGCTTGAAATTGATCAACTCTCTAGCACCCTCTCAAAGGAACAACAGAAATcgaataaatttgaaatggaATTAACCTCTAAGCAAAGGGACTTTGAATCAACTCAAAAACAAAGAGACGAATTTAAATTGCAATTTAGTAAATCTCAATCTCAATCCGATCAATTACAATCAACAATCGATCAATTGGAGAATCAActtaaacaaattaaactCTCACAAGCTCAATctcaaaatattttagattctaataataaacaacaatcggatcaattgaaatcattatctgattcaaataataaattaattaaaaagaatgaagAATTAGAATCGATCATTGATAAATCAAGAAAGGATTCAATTGATATCAAAGGTAATTATGAACAAAAGATTGTTGAATTagaatctaaaattaaaatctctcaaaatgaatcaaataatcaacatgatcaaaaattatttgatcttcaaaataaatttaaatctgaaaaagatgatttattattaaaaattaaacaattacaagatcaattatcaacaacaacaacaacaacaacaaaacatCAATCacattcttcttcttcttcagcTGTTCCTGCTGCTACTACTACCTCTACTTCTActccatcatcaccaccacctccaccacctgttgcaccaccacctccaccatCTTCATTCAAACAACCTTCATCAGATACTTCtagaaataatttattgGAATCAATTCGTCAACCaaaagaattgaaaaaagTTACTGAAGCTGATATGACTCACAATAATCAACAAGAAGATGATGGCTCAATGGTAAATATATTAGTTAGAGCTCTCATTGATAGAAGACAAAATATGAATGAAGACGATTacgatgatgaagatgaggaAGTTGCTTGGGATGATTAA
- the rae1 gene encoding WD40 repeat-containing protein gives MFSTSTTTNPNNDIELSSPPSDGVSCLKFSPKANNFIVAGSWDQKVRCWEINPSTKSSMPKAIISHDAAILCTDWSGDGTKVFTGGVDGKGKCWNLATNQMVQVAQHTAPIKECFWIEESNVLVTASWDKTLKYWDTRQQTGTPVLSLELTERIYAMDMLYPLLAVATADKKIYIYDLKNPQSPYKTVDSLLKFQTRCISCFPDKSGFALGSIEGRVAIQSLDDSKQENSFTFKCHRENDTVAYAVNNISFALPYGTFATAGSDGGFSFWDKESKFRLKQFSKLPQSISTATFNLDASLYAYASSYDWSKGSQYFDPNQPNSIFVRVVGDEAKKGNRQTKKR, from the exons atgttttcaacatcaacaactacaaacccaaataatgatattgaattatcaagTCCACCAAGTGATGGTGTATCTTGTTTAAAATTCTCACCAAAAGCAAACAATTTTATAGTAGCAGGTTCATGGGATCAAAAAGTTAGATGTTGGGAAATAAATCCATCAACAAAATCATCAATGCCAAAAGCAATCATAAGTCATGATGCTGCAATTTTATGTACAGATTGGAGTGGT gaTGGTACAAAAGTATTTACAGGTGGTGTTGATGGTAAAGGAAAATGTTGGAATTTAGCAACTAATCAAATGGTACAAGTAGCACAACATACAGCACCAATTAAAGAATGTTTTTGGATTGAAGAGAGTAATGTATTAGTTACAGCATCATGGGATAAAACATTGAAATATTGGGATACAAGACAACAAACGGGTACACCTGTTTTATCATTAGAATTAACTGAAAGAATATATGCAATGGATATGTTATACCCATTATTAGCAGTTGCAACAGcagataaaaaaatttatatttatgatCTTAAAAATCCACAATCACCTTATAAAACTGTAGactcattattaaaatttcaaacaaGATGTATATCTTGTTTCCCCGATAAAAGTGGTTTCGCTTTAGGTTCAATTGAAGGTAGAGTTGCAATTCAATCTTTAGATGATTCAAAACAAGa aaattcaTTTACATTTAAATGTCATAGAGAAAATGATACAGTAGCATATGCagttaataatatttcatttgcATTACCATATGGTACATTCGCAACAGCAGGTTCTGATGGTGGTTTCAGTTTTTGGGATAAAGAATCCAAATTTagattaaaacaattttcaaaattaccacaatcaatttcaacaGCAACTTTCAATCTTGATGCTTCTTTATATGCTTATGCATCATCTTATGATTGGAGTAAAGGTAGTCAATATTTTGATCCAAATcaaccaaattcaattttcgTTCGTGTGGTTGGTGATGAAgcaaaaaaaggaaatagaCAAACTAAAAagagataa
- the ube1c gene encoding NEDD8-activating enzyme E1 catalytic subunit (Similar to UBA3), which translates to METMDTSVDLPGRWIDIEKIIKRTGPFASPSFEPDTKASPNIMNGLQNDFKVLVIGAGGLGCEILKNLALSGFRNIDVIDMDTIDISNLNRQFLFRRKDVGKSKAEVAAAFINSRITGCNVTPHKCRIQDKDEDYYRQFKIVIAGLDSIEARRWINGLLVNLVVVNDSGDIEPDTIIPLVDGGTEGFKGQARVILPKISSCFECSLDAFPPQVSYAICTIANTPRVPEHCIQWALLFGLQDATLEKPFDPKQFDNDNPDHMNWLFECAKKRAEKFNINGVTYKLTQGVAKNIIPAIASTNAIIAAACCNEVFKFCTDSSGYLNNYMMYNGLNGVYTFTFEYEIKEGCAVCGTNLVTFEIDKSNTLSTFLEKITTDSRFQFKKPSLRSNGRNLYMQGLLHQSTVPNLEKTLSELNVQEDDEITITDPALPGNLAVRMRIKYTS; encoded by the exons atggAAACAATGGATACTTCAGTTGATTTACCAGGTAGATGGATAGATATTGAAAAGATTATAAAGAGAACAGGTCCATTTGCTTCACCAAGTTTTGAACCAGATACAAAAGCATCACCAAATATTATGAATGGTTTACAAAATGATTTCAAGGTATTAGTTATTGGTGCTGGTGGTTTAGGTTGTGAAATCTTAAAGAATCTTGCTTTATCTGGTTTCAGAAATATCGATGTTATCGATATGGATACAAttgatatttcaaatttaaatagacAATTCCTTTTCAGAAGAAAGGATGTTGGAAAATCAAAAGCTGAAGTTGCTGCAgcttttattaattcaagaATTACTGGTTGTAATGTAACTCC acaTAAATGTAGAATTCAAGATAAAGATGAAGATTATTATagacaatttaaaattgttattgCAGGTTTAGATTCAATAGAAGCAAGAAGATGGATTAATGGTTTATTAGTTAATTTAGTTGTTGTAAATGATAGTGGTGATATTGAACCAGATACAATCATTCCATTGGTTGATGGTGGTACAGAGGGTTTCAAAGGTCAAGCAAGAGTAATTCTTCCAAAGATTTCTTCATGTTTTGAATGTTCATTGGATGCTTTCCCACCACAAGTTTCTTATGCTATATGTACAATTGCAAATACTCCACGTGTACCAGAACATTGTATTCAATGGGCTTTATTATTTGGACTTCAAGATGCCACTCTTGAAAAACCATTTGATCCAA aacaatttgataatgataatccaGATCATATGAATTGGTTATTTGAATGTGCAAAAAAGAGAGCTgaaaaattcaatattaatggTGTCACATACAAATTAACTCAAGGTGTtgctaaaaatattattccAGCAATTGCATCAACCAATGCAATCATTGCAGCAGCATGTTGTAAtgaagtttttaaattttgtacCGATAGTAGTGGTTATTTAAATAACTATATGATGTATAATGGTTTGAATGGTGTTTACACATTCACATTTGAATACGAAATTAAGGAAGGTTGTGCAGTTTGTGGTACAAATTTGGTAACATTTGAAATCGATAAATCAAATACACTCTCTACTTTTCTCGAAAAGATTACAACCGATTCTCGTttccaatttaaaaaaccatCACTTCGTTCAAATGGTAGAAACCTTTATATGCAAGGACTCCTTCATCAATCAACTGTTCCAAATCTTGAAAAAACTTTATCAGAATTAAATGTtcaagaagatgatgaaattacAATCACTGATCCAGCACTTCCAGGTAATCTTGCTGTTAGAATGAGAATTAAATATACttcttaa
- a CDS encoding ADF/cofilin-like domain-containing protein codes for MNSLSQGKFISLIKKNKWTIFENDLNIIRCGSTISELCTSFKFNSCLNIIIHETVNTNIVTPKVLQNPNNKVFTENDNAGPSFIIAYYEGPNCKPLEKQQFHDSFLNLIKMLSKKIKIKKVFNFCQQYKQDQLFEQHLKKYSFKSSFFNKNQNQNQHCENNISDIINRIGDKESIVFNSPNSYDSISFSLLSNIVDVKPLLKHGSIFVYKKNYKDLIYVLLEEPISKSSSAIQKIKSNLLFQYIYIFLTESNKFNIEVIKLTSQLQVNSLEEIISSNSYHDGYHSIQSPGGFSLSNSSMGGCRRIFRGSSCFSVPLISPSLSLKSSTENSPNLKKRVSPHSYSPIVSKNSINNNNNNNNYNNNNNNNNNNNKKGNSINENNENNNNNEEYTLTSPSAISNINLETLSSNRLSPAISLKSSRSSNYMFTLPLSPTSNTIEHVKDNQGNEITKINQVSYIEPHIMFKAFQEFNERKINWLLVGYEGKNMKLVGKGVNGLPELKQQLNESKAYFGVVGITFSDSRNFGNNTNTLTYKGLFIEWLGNNSCTRERAMIGSHSPAVTLLFKQKSAIHCDLRCDDIDDLSEDYVLQKVTSFRQEIQFKKVVNSLTTSSNNLIETVI; via the exons atgaatagtTTATCTCAAGGGAAATTTATATccttaataaaaaaaaacaaatg gacaatatttgaaaatgaccTTAATATAATTCGTTGTGGTTCAACAATATCAGAATTATGTacaagttttaaatttaattcttgtttgaatattattattcatgAAACtgtaaatacaaatattgtAACACCAAAAGTTTTACAAAATCCAAACAATAAAGTATTCACAGAGAATGATAATGCTGGACCTTCTTTTATTATCGCATATTATGAAGGACCAAATTGTAAACCATTAGAGAAACAACAATTTCatgattcttttttaaatttaattaaaatgttaTCT aaaaaaataaaaattaaaaaagtattcAACTTTTGTCAACAATATAAACAAGATCAATTATTTGaacaacatttaaaaaaatattcatttaaatcatcattttttaataaaaatcaaaatcaaaatcaacattgtgaaaataatatttcagatattattaatagaattggtgataaagaatcaattgtATTTAATTCTCCCAATTCTTATGATTCAATCagtttttcattattatcaaatattgttgatgttaaaccattattaaaacatggtagtatttttgtttataaaaagaattataaagatttaatttatgTTTTATTAGAAgaaccaatttcaaaatcatcttctgcaattcaaaaaattaaatcaaatttattatttcaatatatttatatatttttaact GAaagtaataaatttaatattgaagTTATTAAACTAACATCACAATTACAAGTTAATTCATTAGAAGAGataatttcatcaaattcataTCATGACGGATACCATTCAATTCAATCACCTGGTGGATTTAGTTTATCAAATAGTTCAATGGGAGGTTGTAGAAGAATATTTAGAGGTTCTTCATGTTTTTCCGTACCATTGATCTCACCATCTTTATCTCTTAAATCTTCAACTGAAaattcaccaaatttaaagaaacgTGTTTCACCTCATTCCTATTCACCAATAGTTTccaaaaattcaataaataataataataataataataattataataataataataataataataataataataataaaaaaggaaatagtataaatgaaaataatgaaaataataataataatgaagaatacACTTTAACATCACCATCGGCaattagtaatattaatttagaaacattatcatcaaatCGACTATCACCAgctatttctttaaaatcatcTAGATCTTCAAATTATATGTTTACATTACCATTAAGTCCAACAAGTAATACAATTGAGCATGTTAAAGATAACCAAGGAAATGAAATTACAAAGATTAATCAAGTATCATATATTGAACCTCACATAATGTTTAAAGCATTCcaagaatttaatgaaagAAAGATTAATTGGTTATTAGTTGGATATGAAGGtaaaaatatgaaattgGTTGGTAAAGGTGTTAATGGTTTACcagaattaaaacaacaattaaatgaatcaaaAGCTTATTTCGGTGTTGTTGGTATAACTTTCTCTGATTCAAGaaattttggaaataatacaaatacacTAACCTATAAAGGACTTTTTATAGAATGGTTAGGTAATAATTCATGTACAAGAGAAAGGGCAATGATTGGCAGTCATTCACCTGCTGtcactttattatttaaacaaaaatcaGCAATTCATTGTGATTTAAGATgtgatgatattgatgatttatCAGAAGATTATGTACTTCAAAAAGTTACAAGTTTTAGACAagaaattcaattcaaaaaagTTGTCAACTCATTAACAACaagttcaaataatttaattgaaactgttatttaa
- the grlN gene encoding G-protein-coupled receptor family 3 protein 13 (Similar to GPCR) has product MKLYTHKINRIVDGYLDNLNKFGLNYMFEQDLIKITLDLGIPNNNIKFYNLNNSNSNSNNNNNNNNNNNNNNNNNNNNNNNNNNNNSNNSNNINNKNDILYNIIIEEKIDLIIFYKSIFSENANNISKTFNNLTTIIINDNIISNTNNNNNNNNKFYEINYPFKISTLLSGYISGLISETNIIGYLKTNKIQDQTLLDTFYFGARLSNPMVKLMFYTIDYDFKNASNNNFPFQEIIELSVSSLLKNGVDLISSSFENNEYLTFCNILLKQNIKIIGSNGFLISPPLNKDHVLFNSVYNLTLYILPIISNLINNTNTNNNNNTNNNESTNSQFNINLIFNPSISNLIINNINSNLSMIENQILNDTNIILTNQLNNESIIDLGIISGYILFKPISKTIEYGITIVSSILIGALIIIQICIIKYKNKPSFKSASPTFLIFIVIGGIFVYIGVIIWVSGVNVFTCNAKFWLISLGLTTMIGGIVVKNFRIWLIFDNPKLYHIKITNLQLLPWVLGMFLLNVFLLSLITGLGKLTPFKVFPNDEKFSSYEIQCEMMDGGLIALYFLLGYFAIIVMIGIFVSWKIRIVDIEEFNESKSVAYSLYSIVFCLLIIAPLTISKTGHNTEILCSGFIFIVAAIITIMFIPKFWALKIYGAEGSNEIFRQSSSSTSKRKNKSSTTNDPTNLDSISKKSSKNAPKRVNLFLYDFTDDDEESKQSSSSSKGDTIECMDVFTFIESVQPNSEAANEMTYNDDPTYTEPSEQPTYTESSEQPNPTPRTLTATPRTNDLTTPRTNDLTTPRTNDLITPRTNDLSTPRTNDLNTPRTDGILTPRSINSLATPRVEEPMSPRQYHNMMITLSPILEEENIVVVEKDEVIENSDSESESSDSNSDSIIQ; this is encoded by the exons atgaaattatacacccataaaataaata gaATTGTAGATGGGTATTTAgacaatttaaataaatttggtttAAACTATATGTTTGAgcaagatttaattaaaattactttaGATCTTGGaataccaaataataatattaaattttataatttaaataatagtaatagtaatagtaataataataataataataataataataataataataataataataataataataataataataataataataataataataatagtaataatagtaataatataaataataaaaatgatatactatataatataattattgaaGAGAAAAtcgatttaataatattttataaatcaatattttctgAAAATGCGAATAATATATCGAAAACATTTAACAatttaacaacaataataataaatgataatataatcAGTAAtacaaacaataataataataataataataaattttatgaaATAAACTACCCATTCAAAATTTCAACACTTTTAAGTGGATATATTTCTGGATTAATTAGTGAAACGAATATAATAGGATAtttaaaaaccaataaaatcCAAGATCAAACACTATTGGatacattttattttggaGCAAGATTATCGAATCCAATGGTTAAATTAATGTTTTACACCATTGattatgattttaaaaatgcttcaaataataatttcccATTTCaagaaattattgaattatcagtatcatcattattaaagaatggtgttgatttaatttcatcatcatttgaaaataatgaatatttaaCATTTTGTAATAtacttttaaaacaaaatataaaaattattggttCCAATGGTTTCTTAATTTCACCaccattaaataaagatcatgttttatttaattcagtttataatttaactttatatattttaccaataatttcgaatttaattaataatacaaatacaaataataataataatacaaataataacgAATCAACCAATTcacaatttaatattaatttaatttttaacccatcaatttcaaatttaataattaataatattaattcaaatttatcaatgatagaaaatcaaattttaaatgatacaaatataattttaacaaatcaattaaataatgaaagtaTAATTGATTTAGGTATTATAAGTGgttatatattattt aaaccaatttcaaaaacaattgaataTGGTATAACAATAGTTTCAAGTATTTTAATTGGTGcattaattataatacaaatttgtattattaaatataaaaataaaccatcatttaaatcagCAAGTccaacttttttaatatttatagtGATTGGAGGGATATTTGTATATATTGGAGTAATTATTTGGGTTAGTGGTGTAAATGTATTCACATGTAATGCAAAATTTTGGTTAATTTCATTAGGTCTTACAACGATGATTGGTGGTATTGTGGTAAAGAATTTTAGAAtttggttaatttttgataatcCAAAACTTTATCATATTAAAATCACCAATCTTCAATTACTTCCATGGGTACTTGgaatgtttttattaaatgttttCCTATTATCATTGATTACAGGTCTTGGAAAATTAACACCATTTAAAGTTTTCCCTAATGATGAAAAGTTTTCATCATATGAAATACAATGTGAAATGATGGATGGTGGTTTAATTGCGTTATACTTTTTATTAGGTTATTTTGCAATAATTGTAATGATTGGTATTTTTGTATCTTGGAAAATTAGAATAGTCGatattgaagaatttaatgaatcCAAATCAGTTGCCTACAGTTTATATTCTATTGTATTTtgtcttttaataattgcaCCTCTAACCATTTCAAAAACTGGTCACAATACTGAAATACTTTGCTCAGGTTTTATATTCATCGTTGCGGCTATAATTACAATAATGTTCATTCCAAAATTCTGggctttaaaaatttatggTGCTGAAGgttcaaatgaaatatttagacaatcttcatcatcaacttctaaaagaaaaaataaatcttcaaCAACTAATGACCCAACAAATTTAGATTCAATTTCTAAAAAGAGTTCTAAAAATGCTCCAAAAAGAGTCAACCTTTTCCTTTATGACTttactgatgatgatgaagaaagtAAACAATCATCCTCCTCCTCAAAAGGTGATACCATTGAATGTATGGAtgtttttacttttattgaATCAGTTCAACCAAATTCTGAAGCTGCAAATGAAATGACTTATAATGATGATCCAACTTATACAGAACCAAGTGAACAACCAACTTATACAGAATCAAGTGAACAACCAAATCCAACTCCTCGTACTTTAACTGCAACTCCTCGTACAAATGATTTAACAACTCCTCGTACAAATGATTTAACAACTCCTCGtacaaatgatttaataactCCACGTACAAATGATTTAAGTACTCCACGtacaaatgatttaaatactCCACGTACTGATGGAATTTTAACACCAcgttcaattaattcattagCTACACCACGAGTTGAAGAACCAATGTCACCAAGACAATATCATAATATGATGATAACACTATCTCCAATTTTAGAAGAAGAAAACATTGTTGTAGTTGAAAAAGATGAAGTTATTGAAAATTCAGATTCTGAATCTGAAAGTAGTGATTCAAATTCTGATTCTATcattcaataa